Genomic segment of Mycolicibacterium psychrotolerans:
CGCCCGCCAGCCGCAGCAGGTGCTGGGCACGGGCCAGCCGGCCCTGATCCTCGGCGGAGAAGTCGCTGCGGCGTCGCCGGATGGCCTCGGACTCTGCGGCGTCGAAGGCCGCCACGTACTCGCCGACCGCATCGCGGTACTCGACCTGGGCGGCGCGGTCGTCGAGGATGTCGTCGAGATGCGCGGGCCGCAGCAGATCGGCGCGGCTCTTGGCCTTGTGGAACGCGAGCGTCAGCGGTTCCCGCATGTCGGTCATCACCGGGAAGTCGAGCAGCTTGGCGACGTCGATCTCGTAGGACAGCCAGCGCTGGTCGGTGGCGTCGTGCCTCTGGAGCACCCTGGCGATCTCCCGCCGGTTACCGTCCGCACGGGTTTGACCGGCCGCCTTCTCCCGGGCCAGCGCGACCTTGGTCTCCTGCTTGATCCGGTAGCGCTCCAGCCGGCGCTGAGCGCGGCGTTCGTTGGCCGCCGACACGCCCCGCACCGCGCCGCCGATCACACCGCTGAGCGGAAAGATCAGCCACCAGAAGTTTCCGGCGAAATGCAGGAGCGACTCCACATGCCCAGAATGCCACCGCCGGGTGTGGTGGGATTGCCGAGTGTCGGACGCCCCAGCTCCCGAGCCCGCCATCATCGCCCGCGGATTGACCATGCGCGGCCCGTGGGGACCGGTGTACGGCCCCGTCGACCTGGAGGTGGCGGCGGGCGGGGTGACCGTGCTGGTGTGTCCGGCCGGGTCGGGGCGCACCGCTCTGTCGATGACGCTGGCCGGCCGGATGCGCCCGAGGTCCGGCACGCTGTCGGTGTTCGGCCGCACCCGGGTGCAGGACATCTTCGCCGCCGCGGCGCTGGCCGGCATCGATGAACTCGACACCGTCGCCGAGTCCGTCACCGTGCGCGACCTGATCACCGAGCAACTGCGCTGGGATGCCCGGTGGTACAAGCTGATCCGACGCGCCGACGAGGCCGACCTGGCGCGGGTGTGCGGGCCGGTGTTCGGTGAGCTGCCGCTGCCGCCGCTCTCGGAGTACGTCGAGGAGCTCACCGAACTCGACGGCCTGCTGCTGCGCATCGCGCTGGCCAACACCAACCGCCCGCCGCTGCTTGTGGTCGGCAACCTCGAACAGGTGACCAGCGACCACAACCGGGACCTGCTGGTCGGGCGGCTCGTCGACCTCGGCCGCGACCAGACGGTGCTCACCGCCAGCGTCAACGGCGTCACCGGCCATCCGGTACGACAGGTCCCGGTCGCCAACGTCTCCCGCGCCGAGCTCGCGGGGCAGCAGAAGGGTGGTTCCTAGTGGTGCTTGCCGGTATGTCGCTGGGCACCGACCTCAAGCGGTACTCCCGCGGTCTGATGCCGCGCATCGCGCTCGTCACGATCATCCTGATGCCGCTGCTGTACGGCGCGATGTACCTGTGGGCGTTCTGGAATCCCTTCGCCGAAGTCAACAAGGTGCCGGTGGCGCTGGTGAACGAGGATCGCGGCGCCCAGGCGCAGGGCCAGCCCGTGCGTGCCGGCGACGAGGTCGCCCGCGCCCTGATCGACTCCGGCCAGCTCGACCTGACCGAGGTGTCGGCCGCCGAGGCCGCCGACGGGGTGGCCGGCGGCCGCTACTACTTCTCGATCACGTTGCCCGAGGACTTCTCCGCCCGGGTGAGCTCCCCTGCGGGTCCGGACCCGCAGCAGGCGCAGATCCGGTTCACCTTCAACGACGCCAACAACTACCTCGGCACGGTCATCGGGCAGAACGCGTCTCGCGAAATCCTCAACCAGGTCAACGCGACGATCGCCGAGCGGGGGATCGGCACCGTGGTGAACGGACTCGGCGACGCCGGTCGCGGACTGGACCAGGCCGCCGACGGCGCACAGCAATTGGCCGGGGGACTCACCACCGCGGACGACGGTGCACGCAAGCTCGCCGGCGGCGCCGACACGCTGGAGTCGGGGCTGCGCAGCGCGCAGTCCGGATCGGCACAACTGGCCGCGGGCACCCGGCGGCTGGCCGGAGCCGTCGACACCGCCACCGGGCCGCTGCTCGAATTCCTGGACCGGGTGGGCGGTTTGGGGCTGAATCCCGACGAGGTCGCCGGCGCCGCAGAGCACCTGTCCGGCGCGGTTCGCTCGACGACCGACCGGATCGCCGCGCTCAACGTCAGCAGCGCCCAGGCCGCGGCGATCGTCGACCAGACGGTTGGGTTCCTGCAGTCCAACCCCGACCCGGCAGTCCGCGACGCCGGACACGCCCTGGCCGGCGCCCAGCGTCTGCTCCGCGCCCAGGGCATCGACCCCACGACCGATGAAGGTCTGGTTCGGTTGCGCGACAGCGCCTCTCGCCTGGAGACCGAGCTCGGCGACCCGAACAGTAAGCTCCGCACGTTCCTGACCCGGTCGCTGAACGGCGGGCTGCGGGCCGACGTCGCCGCCCTGCGTGACAGTGTCGACCAACTCGATTCCGGTGCGCACCGCCTCGATGCCGGGTTGGTGCAGCTCGCCGACGGCGGAGAGCAACTGTCGTCCGGAGCGCATCAACTCGCGGACGGCACCGGCAAGCTCGCGGCCGGCGGCCAGGAGCTGGCCACCAAGCTGCGCGAGGGCGCCACGCAGATCCCGTCGTGGAACCCGCAGCAGCGCACCGCGGTGGCGCGCACCCTGGCCGCGCCGACGGGCCTCGACATGCGCAACACCCATCCCGCGGCCACCTTCGGCACCGGCTTCGCCCCGTTCTTCATGCCGTTGGCGCTGTTCATCGGGGCGCTGATCGTGTGGATGTTGTTGACGCCGTTGCAGTCCCGACCCATCGTCAACGGACTGGGTGCGCTGCGCGTGGTGCTGGCCTCCTACTGGCCCGGACTGCTGATCGTGGCGTGCCAGGTGGTGGTGATGTACGCCGTCGTGCACTTCGGGGTCGGGTTGCACGCCGAGTATCCGGTGGCCACGGTCGCGTTCCTGATCCTGGTGTCCGGCGCCTTCCTGGCCCTGATCCAGGCGTTCAACGCGGTGTTCGGTGTCGCGGTGGGCAGGGTGGTGACGCTGGCGTTCCTGATGCTGCAACTGGTCTCGGCCGGCGGCATCTATCCCGTCGAGACCACCGCCAAGCCGTTCCAGATCCTGCACCCGCTCGATCCGATGACCTACGCGGTCAACGGATTACGACAGTTGACGGTCGGCGGTGTGGACGCGCGGCTGTGGACCGCGATCGCGGTGCTCGCCGCGGTGCTGCTGGCGTCGCTGGCGGCCAGTTCGTGGGCGGCGCGGCGCAACCGGCAGTACACCATGGAGCAGCTGCACCCACCGATCGAGGTGTGAGGTGAACCGTGCGGACGACCAGCGGCTCAAGGACTTCGCCGGCACGGTGGTGCTGCTTCTGCTGCAGGGATTCGTGTGGCGGGCCGCGATGTTCCTCACCCACGGCGGCGGGCCGGTGCTGCGCTACGGCGGGTTCGCGCTGCTGATGCTCACCGTCGCGGTGTCCGTGTGGCGGGTGGCCCGGGGGCGTCCGGCCGTGTGGTTGGCCCTCGGCGGCTGTGGGGTGCAACTGGTGATCGGCGCGCTGACCCTGCTCTTCTGACGCCGAAACTGTATTCCACGTTGACTTTTCCGCGCGATATCGCCGCGCGGAATACCGTTTCGGCGGGCGTCAGGGCAGTCCGATGCGGCGGTAGCGCTCGAAACGGGCGGTCAGCCGCTGCTCGGCGGGCACCGACCTCAGCGCGTGCAATTCCGCGGCGATGGTCGCCGAGAGCCGCTCGATGAAGGCTCGGGGTTCGTCGGCCGCGTCAGGGTGCTCGGGCACCACCGAGTCGACGATGCCGTTGGCGAGCAGGTCGACAGATCGAACGCCTTGTGCCGCAGCGAGTTCGGCCGCGTGGTCGATGTCGCGGTAGACGATCGCGCTGGCCCCCTCCGGCGGCAGCGGCGCCAGCCAGCCGTGCAGCGCCGCGAGCACCCGGTCGGCGGGCACCATCGCCAGGGCGGGGCCGCCGCTGCCCTGGCCGAGGAGCACCGACACCGTCGGGGTGTCCAGCGTGACGAGATCGGCCAGGCAGCGGGCGATCTCACCGGCCAGCCCGTCCTCCTCGGCCTCGACCGAGAGCGCCGGCCCCGCGGTGTCGATGACCAGCACCAGCGGCAACTGCAGGCCGGCGGCCAGCGCCATGCCGCGTCGCGCCTCCCGCAGGGCCGCGGGCCCGACGACCCCGCCGACCACACGCTGCTGGCCCAGTACGACGGCGGGCTGGCCGCCGAACCGTGCCAGCGCCAGCAGCGTCGTCGCCGCTTCGCCCTGCCCCGTCCCGGACAGCAGCACCCGCTCGGTGGAGCCGTGGCGCAGTAGCGCGCCGACCCCGGGCCGGTCCGGTCTGCGGGACACCTCGACCGATTCCCAGGCCGGGATGTCGGGCAGCGGTTCCGCCGGGGGAGCGGGCGGAGCCTGCCCGGGTGCGTCGGCGACCACCGTCAGTGTGCGGTCGAGGGTGGCCCGCAGGATGTCCAGGGGTACCACCGCGTCGACGACGCCGTGGCGCTGCAGATTCTCCGCCGTCTGGACACCGGGCGGGAAGGGCTCGCCGTAGAGGTGTTCGTACACGCGCGGGCCCAGGAAGCCGATCAGCGCGCCCGGTTCAGCCGCGGTGACATGCCCCAGCGACCCCCAGGAGGCGAACACCCCGCCCGTGGTGGGGTGGCGCAGGTACACCAGGTAGGGAAGATGCGCCTGCTTGTGCACCTCGACCGCGGCGGTGATCTTGACCATCTGCAGGAACGCGACCGTGCCCTCCTGCATGCGGGTGCCGCCCGAGCTCGGGGAGGCCAGCAGCGGCAGGCGCTCGGCGGTGGCCCGGCGCACCGCCGCCACGATGCGCTCCGCGGCGGCCACACCGATCGACCCGGCGAGGAAGTCGAACTCGCACGCCACCAGCGCGACCCTGCGGCCGAACACGCGGCCCTCGCCGGTCAGCACCGCCTCGTCCAGACCGGTCGCGGCGGCGGCATCGGCCAGCTCCCGCCGGTAGGACTCAGAGGTCGCGACCTCGAGCGGCGGATCGTCCCAGCTGACGAACGAGCCCTGGTCGAGGAGGGTGTCGCGCAGCTCGAGGGCGCGGATCCGGCTCACAGGAAGAGGCTAATAGTCTGTGGGCATGATTGAAGCCACCCGAGACGGCAACG
This window contains:
- a CDS encoding YhgE/Pip domain-containing protein, with the translated sequence MSLGTDLKRYSRGLMPRIALVTIILMPLLYGAMYLWAFWNPFAEVNKVPVALVNEDRGAQAQGQPVRAGDEVARALIDSGQLDLTEVSAAEAADGVAGGRYYFSITLPEDFSARVSSPAGPDPQQAQIRFTFNDANNYLGTVIGQNASREILNQVNATIAERGIGTVVNGLGDAGRGLDQAADGAQQLAGGLTTADDGARKLAGGADTLESGLRSAQSGSAQLAAGTRRLAGAVDTATGPLLEFLDRVGGLGLNPDEVAGAAEHLSGAVRSTTDRIAALNVSSAQAAAIVDQTVGFLQSNPDPAVRDAGHALAGAQRLLRAQGIDPTTDEGLVRLRDSASRLETELGDPNSKLRTFLTRSLNGGLRADVAALRDSVDQLDSGAHRLDAGLVQLADGGEQLSSGAHQLADGTGKLAAGGQELATKLREGATQIPSWNPQQRTAVARTLAAPTGLDMRNTHPAATFGTGFAPFFMPLALFIGALIVWMLLTPLQSRPIVNGLGALRVVLASYWPGLLIVACQVVVMYAVVHFGVGLHAEYPVATVAFLILVSGAFLALIQAFNAVFGVAVGRVVTLAFLMLQLVSAGGIYPVETTAKPFQILHPLDPMTYAVNGLRQLTVGGVDARLWTAIAVLAAVLLASLAASSWAARRNRQYTMEQLHPPIEV
- a CDS encoding acetyl-coenzyme A carboxylase carboxyl transferase subunits beta/alpha, coding for MSRIRALELRDTLLDQGSFVSWDDPPLEVATSESYRRELADAAAATGLDEAVLTGEGRVFGRRVALVACEFDFLAGSIGVAAAERIVAAVRRATAERLPLLASPSSGGTRMQEGTVAFLQMVKITAAVEVHKQAHLPYLVYLRHPTTGGVFASWGSLGHVTAAEPGALIGFLGPRVYEHLYGEPFPPGVQTAENLQRHGVVDAVVPLDILRATLDRTLTVVADAPGQAPPAPPAEPLPDIPAWESVEVSRRPDRPGVGALLRHGSTERVLLSGTGQGEAATTLLALARFGGQPAVVLGQQRVVGGVVGPAALREARRGMALAAGLQLPLVLVIDTAGPALSVEAEEDGLAGEIARCLADLVTLDTPTVSVLLGQGSGGPALAMVPADRVLAALHGWLAPLPPEGASAIVYRDIDHAAELAAAQGVRSVDLLANGIVDSVVPEHPDAADEPRAFIERLSATIAAELHALRSVPAEQRLTARFERYRRIGLP
- a CDS encoding ATP-binding cassette domain-containing protein, encoding MRGPWGPVYGPVDLEVAAGGVTVLVCPAGSGRTALSMTLAGRMRPRSGTLSVFGRTRVQDIFAAAALAGIDELDTVAESVTVRDLITEQLRWDARWYKLIRRADEADLARVCGPVFGELPLPPLSEYVEELTELDGLLLRIALANTNRPPLLVVGNLEQVTSDHNRDLLVGRLVDLGRDQTVLTASVNGVTGHPVRQVPVANVSRAELAGQQKGGS